From a single Chloracidobacterium thermophilum B genomic region:
- a CDS encoding glycosyltransferase family 87 protein: MGWGFGIGVLCWLSAARSGTTPERYGNDFTVFYAAARQVWLTGNPYEIPIRAATPYLYPPLFAQLLTPLTWLPLPAAAFLWAVGNILAVGWLWRLVQPVLPATPDQNLPHAGWWLVLGPVLLGNFLLGQVNLWIAALVTFALLADAQRQCAATGGLALAAAVSVKISPVLLIPYFVGRRAWRLLAWWAVWMGLGNALSCWGLGPHRWAILHDWYREIILQGWHFDFAVASNQSLYGALLRVIRWAGVGEQLPYWPVALLGSGGLFLLGQVYCRGVGPSVYRVAAVASAWGVLGSQLSWVAHFATLALVVAILLRCQKNHSLARMWLVAFGCVRGRVSRLSQVCCAWGLRRGRSLRWWDWALH; this comes from the coding sequence GTGGGATGGGGCTTCGGCATCGGCGTGCTGTGCTGGCTCAGCGCCGCGCGCAGCGGAACAACCCCGGAGCGTTACGGCAACGATTTCACCGTGTTTTATGCCGCCGCGCGGCAGGTGTGGCTGACGGGGAATCCCTACGAGATTCCCATCCGCGCCGCCACACCCTATCTCTATCCGCCCTTGTTTGCCCAGCTTCTGACACCGCTGACGTGGCTCCCCCTGCCGGCGGCGGCATTCCTGTGGGCTGTGGGTAACATCCTGGCCGTTGGCTGGCTGTGGCGACTGGTACAGCCGGTTCTGCCGGCGACGCCCGACCAGAACCTGCCGCATGCCGGGTGGTGGCTGGTGCTGGGACCCGTTCTGCTTGGCAACTTCCTGCTGGGGCAGGTCAATCTCTGGATCGCCGCGCTCGTGACCTTTGCCTTGCTGGCAGATGCCCAACGGCAGTGCGCCGCAACCGGCGGACTGGCGCTGGCGGCAGCCGTCAGCGTCAAAATTTCGCCGGTATTGCTGATTCCATACTTCGTCGGGCGGCGCGCGTGGCGTTTGCTGGCGTGGTGGGCCGTGTGGATGGGGCTGGGCAATGCGCTGTCCTGTTGGGGGCTGGGCCCCCACAGGTGGGCCATCCTGCACGACTGGTACCGGGAAATCATCCTTCAGGGGTGGCATTTTGATTTTGCCGTCGCCAGCAACCAGTCGCTCTACGGTGCGCTTTTGCGGGTTATCCGGTGGGCTGGTGTTGGGGAACAGCTTCCCTACTGGCCGGTGGCCTTGCTTGGCAGCGGCGGGCTTTTCCTTCTTGGGCAGGTCTATTGCCGGGGAGTAGGGCCGTCGGTGTACCGGGTGGCAGCCGTGGCCAGCGCGTGGGGCGTCCTTGGCAGTCAGCTCAGTTGGGTGGCGCACTTTGCAACATTGGCCCTGGTGGTTGCCATCCTGCTTCGCTGCCAGAAAAACCATTCTCTGGCACGGATGTGGCTTGTGGCCTTCGGGTGTGTACGTGGTCGGGTTTCCAGGTTGTCCCAGGTGTGCTGCGCCTGGGGGTTGCGGCGTGGTCGCTCTTTGCGCTGGTGGGACTGGGCGCTACACTGA
- a CDS encoding Spy/CpxP family protein refolding chaperone — protein MPRLLPAGMFCQLLFGGLWLGVTGGWLVAQQPSRPMPEPDADGAILRQGAELPAALYESRLLVRVLGLTPEQRRQMQEVRRQEGPTLNAARREVFRRRQALTEAIYSVETSESLVEQCARELAEAEANLTRLRARMQYRIRMVLTPDQVRILNELRADPGTFQPRAPERPGQRQPGRPPTP, from the coding sequence ATGCCACGTTTGTTGCCAGCCGGAATGTTCTGCCAATTGCTTTTTGGCGGCCTGTGGCTAGGCGTCACGGGTGGATGGCTGGTTGCCCAGCAGCCATCCCGCCCGATGCCGGAACCGGACGCCGATGGGGCCATCCTGCGCCAGGGGGCAGAACTGCCGGCAGCCCTTTATGAATCGCGCCTGCTGGTACGGGTGTTGGGGCTGACGCCGGAACAGCGCCGGCAGATGCAGGAAGTGCGCCGCCAGGAGGGACCAACCCTGAATGCGGCGCGGCGGGAGGTCTTCCGGCGTCGTCAGGCCCTCACGGAAGCCATCTACAGTGTGGAAACCAGTGAGTCATTGGTTGAACAGTGCGCCCGTGAGCTGGCCGAAGCCGAAGCCAACCTGACCCGGCTTCGGGCGCGGATGCAGTATCGCATCCGAATGGTCCTGACGCCCGACCAGGTGCGTATCCTCAATGAGTTACGCGCCGATCCGGGAACATTCCAGCCCCGTGCGCCGGAGCGCCCTGGTCAACGTCAGCCTGGCCGTCCGCCAACGCCATAG